The following coding sequences lie in one Halorarum halophilum genomic window:
- a CDS encoding class I SAM-dependent methyltransferase, with product MSEKLSELERWPGKTVGEIRDAYDEEEARGFTRFGWLLHLVTGRWRRPQFSGADGRVLDVACGTGVNFRYVPETADIVGIDVSPDMLEFARQEAADLGRELDLERMDAQHLSFEDDSFDTVISSFSTCTFPDPIEALNEMARVCRPDGDVRLLEHGKSHFGPYARFQEWRSESEYRDVGCRLFDDPTEVVKRSELAVEVERKWHLGAITGIVARPPKD from the coding sequence ATGTCCGAAAAACTGTCGGAACTGGAACGGTGGCCGGGGAAAACGGTCGGTGAGATCAGGGATGCGTACGACGAGGAGGAGGCCAGGGGGTTCACCCGGTTCGGCTGGCTCCTCCACCTCGTTACCGGACGTTGGCGTCGGCCGCAGTTCTCCGGAGCGGACGGACGGGTTCTCGACGTGGCATGCGGCACCGGCGTGAACTTCCGGTACGTCCCGGAAACGGCCGACATCGTCGGAATCGACGTCAGCCCCGACATGCTGGAGTTCGCCCGCCAGGAGGCGGCCGACCTCGGGCGGGAGTTGGACCTGGAGCGGATGGACGCCCAACACCTGTCCTTCGAGGACGATTCGTTCGACACGGTGATCTCGTCGTTCTCGACCTGTACGTTCCCCGACCCGATCGAGGCCCTGAACGAGATGGCCAGGGTGTGCAGGCCCGACGGGGACGTTCGACTCCTGGAACACGGGAAGTCGCACTTCGGCCCGTACGCCAGGTTCCAGGAGTGGCGGTCGGAGTCCGAGTACCGGGACGTCGGATGCAGGCTGTTCGACGACCCCACGGAGGTCGTCAAGCGGTCGGAGTTAGCGGTCGAGGTCGAGCGCAAGTGGCATCTCGGCGCGATCACGGGCATCGTCGCTCGTCCACCGAAGGACTGA